The Verrucomicrobiota bacterium genome includes a window with the following:
- a CDS encoding FtsW/RodA/SpoVE family cell cycle protein — protein sequence MTLLLRKILALNWLLVLVAVGLAVFGVVAIYSAGNNPAWENTPAAIAEAWKKQRIWIGVGLVVFFTTALIDYRWLKWVGIPMYLASVILLVVVALQGEEIGGSKAWLSIAGFSFQPSQLAIASGIILLSMIMAFLPGLHKWLVHPFIRLLVAGAFAFLPFALVLVGGGDVGSAAVWIPTTAAILLVGNCPFRYLIAIGLLAAMILPWFYYFGLSDTRKARIEDWIALRKGEEVDTQGTAYAPYNVVRAIGSAGWEGKGFLSTHSIHALGLIPKDTAINDFVFAVIAEEFGFTGGSLLILALVFLVLLCLYVAFYSGDEFGRLLVAGVVALLFMHVYQNIGMCLLQVPITGIPLPLVSYGGTFAVVIFFLLGVVQSVWIHRGGGFEAEEEIEIAPPQQYVAPGHINYGL from the coding sequence ATGACTCTTCTCCTCCGCAAGATTCTCGCGCTCAACTGGTTGCTCGTCCTGGTGGCGGTCGGACTGGCGGTCTTTGGCGTGGTGGCCATCTACAGCGCGGGAAACAACCCCGCCTGGGAAAACACCCCCGCCGCCATCGCAGAAGCTTGGAAAAAACAGCGGATCTGGATCGGGGTGGGGCTCGTCGTCTTCTTCACCACCGCCCTGATCGACTACCGCTGGCTGAAGTGGGTTGGGATTCCTATGTATCTCGCCTCCGTCATCTTGCTGGTCGTGGTGGCACTCCAAGGCGAGGAAATCGGCGGCAGCAAAGCGTGGCTCTCGATCGCGGGCTTCAGTTTTCAGCCCTCCCAACTGGCCATCGCTTCCGGCATCATCCTTCTCAGTATGATCATGGCCTTCCTGCCGGGGCTTCATAAATGGCTGGTCCATCCCTTCATCCGACTACTGGTGGCGGGCGCCTTTGCCTTCTTGCCTTTCGCCTTGGTTCTGGTGGGAGGAGGCGATGTCGGTTCGGCCGCCGTCTGGATTCCCACCACCGCCGCCATCCTCTTGGTGGGCAACTGTCCTTTCCGCTATCTCATCGCGATCGGGCTCCTGGCCGCCATGATCCTGCCCTGGTTCTATTACTTCGGCCTGAGTGATACCCGCAAAGCGCGCATCGAAGACTGGATCGCCCTCCGCAAAGGGGAAGAAGTCGATACCCAGGGAACCGCCTACGCCCCCTACAACGTCGTCCGCGCCATCGGCTCGGCCGGCTGGGAAGGAAAAGGCTTTCTCTCCACCCACTCCATCCACGCCCTCGGCCTGATTCCCAAGGACACCGCCATCAATGACTTCGTCTTCGCCGTCATCGCCGAGGAATTCGGCTTCACCGGAGGCTCGCTTCTCATTCTTGCGCTCGTCTTCCTCGTCCTGCTCTGCCTCTACGTGGCCTTTTACAGCGGGGATGAATTCGGGCGCTTGTTGGTGGCAGGGGTCGTCGCCCTCCTCTTCATGCACGTTTACCAGAACATCGGCATGTGTCTGCTCCAGGTTCCCATCACGGGCATCCCGCTGCCGCTCGTGAGCTACGGAGGGACCTTCGCGGTCGTCATCTTCTTCCTCCTGGGAGTGGTCCAGAGTGTCTGGATTCATCGCGGGGGCGGCTTCGAAGCGGAAGAGGAAATCGAAATCGCCCCGCCCCAGCAGTACGTCGCGCCCGGGCACATCAACTACGGGCTGTGA
- a CDS encoding thiazole synthase: MGSLSNQPLSLGDRTFQSRLLVGTGKFSSQETMAAALAASGTQLVTVALRRADLSGKGDPYANILDFIDPEKYLLLPNTSGAMNAEEAVRLARLAHVAGMPKWVKLEIHPDPTYLLPDPIETLQAAETLVKEGFTVLPYINADPVLAKRLQDVGTAAVMPLGAPIGTNRGLETRGQIEIILDQATVPVIVDAGLGLPSHASAALEMGADAVLINTAIAVADDPVRIASAFRLAVEAGRAAYECGIPETGVRASATSPLTGFLN, encoded by the coding sequence ATGGGCTCTCTCTCAAACCAGCCTCTCTCCCTTGGCGACCGGACCTTTCAGTCCCGCTTGCTGGTGGGCACCGGAAAATTCTCCTCCCAGGAAACGATGGCAGCCGCCTTGGCGGCCTCCGGCACGCAGTTGGTGACCGTGGCCCTCCGCCGCGCCGACCTCAGCGGCAAGGGCGATCCCTACGCCAACATCCTCGACTTCATCGATCCGGAAAAGTATCTCCTCCTGCCCAACACCAGCGGCGCCATGAATGCGGAAGAAGCCGTGCGCCTAGCCCGCCTGGCCCATGTGGCGGGCATGCCGAAATGGGTCAAACTGGAGATTCACCCCGACCCTACCTACCTCCTGCCCGATCCCATCGAGACCTTGCAGGCCGCGGAAACGCTCGTGAAAGAAGGCTTCACCGTGCTGCCTTATATCAATGCCGATCCCGTCCTCGCCAAACGGTTGCAAGACGTGGGCACCGCTGCCGTCATGCCCCTGGGAGCCCCCATCGGCACGAACCGCGGGCTCGAGACCCGCGGTCAGATTGAAATCATCCTCGATCAAGCCACCGTCCCCGTCATCGTGGACGCGGGCCTCGGCCTGCCCAGCCATGCCTCGGCTGCCCTCGAAATGGGGGCCGACGCCGTCCTCATCAACACCGCCATCGCGGTGGCCGACGACCCGGTGCGCATTGCCTCCGCCTTCCGCCTGGCCGTGGAGGCCGGTCGGGCCGCTTACGAATGTGGCATCCCCGAAACCGGAGTCCGCGCTTCCGCCACCAGCCCTCTCACCGGATTTTTGAACTGA
- a CDS encoding ferredoxin, whose protein sequence is MAEVENRYEINIDGDFYVDDQCIDCDLCRETAPENFGREDDEGHSFVHKQPQSEEEKALCIEAMEGCPVEAIGDDGGVA, encoded by the coding sequence ATGGCCGAGGTCGAAAATCGTTACGAGATCAACATCGACGGGGATTTTTATGTCGATGACCAGTGCATCGACTGTGATCTTTGCCGCGAAACCGCGCCCGAGAACTTCGGGCGGGAGGACGATGAGGGGCATTCCTTCGTCCACAAGCAGCCGCAATCCGAGGAAGAGAAAGCGCTCTGCATCGAGGCCATGGAGGGATGCCCGGTGGAGGCCATCGGAGACGATGGCGGGGTGGCATGA
- a CDS encoding ATP-binding protein, protein MICMIWIPRLMEALLQKEAATRPAIVLTGARQTGKTSLVRRLFPEHHYVSLDLPSEAAQAEADPKAFLARHAAPLLVDEVQYAPTLLRHLKTEVDRHRLRYGQFILTGSQPFELMQGVSETLAGRAAILKLGGLSYAEISTVYPNLSVEQFVLRGGYPELHQNPKIESASFYRSYIATYLERDLRSQLQVGSLRDFERFLRACALRTSQVLNRAELARDVGIAPSTAAQWLSVLERSGIIALLEPWFSNRTKSIVKSPKLHFLDSGLCAYLMGLRQESDLYRSPLIGALWESTVFSELRRLLDLTDRWQLHYWRDRTKEADFLLHQAGRFQLIDAKWSESPTHLGSLPKIRKEFPEKTAISLLCRTRNRHPLAEDIEALSLPDIPSIIAR, encoded by the coding sequence ATGATTTGCATGATCTGGATTCCCAGGTTGATGGAAGCCCTTCTGCAAAAGGAGGCTGCCACTCGCCCAGCGATTGTCCTGACAGGGGCACGCCAAACGGGGAAAACCTCCTTAGTTCGCCGACTCTTTCCCGAGCACCACTATGTCTCGCTCGATCTCCCCAGCGAAGCCGCCCAAGCCGAGGCCGACCCCAAAGCGTTCTTAGCTCGGCACGCTGCCCCTCTCCTCGTCGACGAGGTGCAGTATGCGCCGACTCTGCTTCGGCACCTCAAAACCGAAGTGGATCGCCATCGACTTCGTTATGGGCAATTCATCCTCACAGGTTCCCAGCCCTTCGAACTCATGCAGGGCGTCTCCGAAACGCTGGCCGGCCGCGCCGCCATCCTCAAGTTAGGCGGTCTTTCCTACGCGGAAATCTCGACCGTGTATCCGAATCTCTCAGTCGAGCAATTCGTCCTCCGAGGGGGCTACCCGGAACTCCACCAGAATCCGAAAATCGAAAGTGCCTCTTTTTATCGTTCCTACATCGCGACCTATCTCGAACGAGACCTCCGCAGCCAGCTGCAAGTCGGTAGCTTGAGGGACTTTGAACGTTTCCTGCGAGCGTGCGCTCTGCGGACCAGCCAAGTACTCAATCGCGCAGAACTCGCGCGGGACGTGGGCATCGCCCCTTCCACCGCGGCCCAATGGCTTTCGGTGCTTGAGAGATCTGGCATCATCGCTCTGTTGGAGCCTTGGTTCTCAAATCGGACCAAATCCATCGTCAAATCTCCCAAACTTCATTTCCTCGACAGCGGTCTTTGCGCCTACCTCATGGGCCTTCGGCAGGAGTCCGATCTCTATCGATCCCCACTGATCGGCGCGCTTTGGGAGTCCACTGTTTTCAGCGAACTTCGTCGACTCTTGGACCTGACTGACCGCTGGCAACTTCACTATTGGCGAGATCGGACTAAAGAAGCGGACTTCCTCCTCCATCAGGCAGGTCGTTTCCAACTGATCGACGCCAAATGGTCCGAGAGTCCCACCCACTTGGGAAGTCTCCCCAAAATCCGAAAGGAATTCCCCGAGAAAACAGCGATCAGCCTTCTCTGCCGAACTCGCAATCGCCACCCCCTGGCTGAAGACATCGAAGCCCTCTCCCTTCCCGACATCCCCAGCATCATCGCCCGCTAA
- a CDS encoding nitroreductase family protein: MTVTEAIHERRSIKHYDPEHVMPEEDLTELIRLTKLAPSSFNMQNYRLLVIRDKELRQQIRAEAWDQAQVTDASVLFLLCADLQAHLEDPAHYWGHAPQEVQDILGPMIQPFYEGKDQLIRDEAIRSSALAGMTLMLAAKGLGYDSCPMIGFDAEKVAQLVNLPQGTILSFMIPVGKMAQPAWDRGPRLSDEKVVIYDKF, translated from the coding sequence ATGACCGTCACCGAAGCCATCCACGAACGCCGCTCCATCAAGCACTATGACCCCGAGCACGTCATGCCTGAGGAGGACCTCACCGAGCTGATCCGTCTCACCAAACTGGCCCCCTCCTCCTTCAACATGCAGAACTACCGCCTGCTTGTGATTCGCGACAAGGAGCTTCGTCAACAAATCCGCGCCGAAGCTTGGGACCAGGCCCAAGTCACCGACGCCAGCGTCCTCTTTCTTCTCTGCGCCGACCTCCAGGCCCACCTGGAAGACCCCGCCCACTACTGGGGCCACGCGCCTCAGGAAGTCCAGGACATCCTCGGGCCCATGATCCAGCCCTTTTACGAGGGCAAGGACCAGCTCATCCGCGACGAAGCCATCCGCTCCAGCGCCCTGGCCGGGATGACCCTCATGCTGGCTGCCAAAGGGCTCGGTTACGACTCCTGCCCCATGATTGGCTTTGATGCCGAAAAAGTGGCCCAACTCGTGAATCTCCCCCAAGGCACCATCCTCAGCTTCATGATCCCGGTCGGCAAAATGGCCCAGCCCGCCTGGGACCGAGGGCCCCGCCTCTCCGATGAGAAAGTCGTGATCTACGACAAATTCTGA
- the hemQ gene encoding hydrogen peroxide-dependent heme synthase, producing the protein MDSSTESSLPNQDQETLTVLRPQEGWHVLHLFYQIDRSHWSLMSEEERREAKTDFSRLVQEIRATAETQLLTFSMVSPKADLGLMLLTPDLHKLNEFEKQLSISFGAETLQAAYSYLSLTESSEYTTSREDYTASLSAERGLAAGSPELEEALQDFDQRMKKYGQDRLYPHLPDWPVFCFYNMFKRRSAEDNWYALDFATRKALMKGHAAVGRRWAGKIRQLITGSTGLDEAEWGVTLFAKDSFDVKAIVYEMRFDEVSARYAEFGDFYIGIQLPLDQLFRRLAL; encoded by the coding sequence ATGGACTCCTCCACCGAATCCTCCCTTCCGAACCAAGACCAAGAGACCCTAACCGTTCTCCGGCCCCAGGAGGGCTGGCATGTCCTCCATCTCTTCTACCAGATCGATCGCTCCCACTGGAGCCTCATGAGCGAGGAAGAACGCCGGGAGGCCAAGACGGACTTCAGTCGCTTGGTCCAGGAAATCCGAGCGACCGCCGAGACGCAACTTCTCACCTTCAGCATGGTCTCGCCCAAAGCGGACCTCGGCCTCATGTTGCTGACACCTGATTTGCACAAACTGAACGAATTCGAAAAACAACTCTCCATCTCCTTCGGCGCGGAGACCTTGCAAGCCGCCTACAGCTACCTCTCGCTCACCGAATCGAGCGAATACACCACCAGCCGGGAAGACTACACCGCCTCTCTATCCGCCGAACGGGGTCTCGCAGCAGGCTCTCCCGAACTGGAAGAAGCCCTCCAGGACTTTGACCAACGCATGAAAAAATATGGTCAGGATCGCCTCTACCCCCATCTCCCCGATTGGCCGGTCTTCTGTTTTTACAACATGTTCAAGCGCCGCTCGGCCGAAGACAACTGGTATGCCCTCGACTTCGCGACCCGGAAGGCTCTTATGAAAGGGCATGCCGCAGTCGGGCGGCGCTGGGCAGGGAAGATCCGGCAGCTTATCACCGGCTCCACCGGACTCGATGAAGCGGAGTGGGGCGTGACGCTCTTTGCCAAAGACAGCTTCGATGTGAAGGCCATCGTCTACGAAATGCGCTTTGATGAAGTCAGCGCCCGCTACGCCGAGTTCGGTGACTTCTACATAGGGATCCAACTGCCGCTCGACCAGCTCTTCCGCCGACTTGCCTTGTAA
- a CDS encoding SNF2-related protein has translation MEEIDEKWLQEIGGWPVFKEARTLVEQGRVRVASREGRVYRGQIEVGGKPRRAGLRVNSRTDVDNLCPCPESRRYGKICGHSVAIALWWLRHGEKGAETPAAQPSPPRRTPGAPSGPRPRLQIEVSPDFANRWERGLPIQVKECSGLGEETPDALLALMMRWQVAHLPAVLGLDGAQAEALLTALAGTRQSLLADGREIQVGEFPLRPRLRLERAGKTLRLEFEPLSEEVVFLESEAGGWVWFPSEGSLLRWPTGQGFSAAVWGELSEAAWNGEVLERDLPWAFREGGLLEDHFQMVGEDWRQALPLERGEPEFALELEGSTNALDGRLRVAYGERSRPWGEWTDEAFPLEQGERWLLRHQEAEEAAQKRLAGAGFAFRDGVFRLRGERQILRLLAHFLPQWEQEWTIGRGERLKFVASKIDFVRPSVRPMAGAWGEDGLGFELSYVGAGHSLGAGEIARLVQLGRNHYQTKGQRRVVVDLDACQEMEELFGDLDAEQTAPGVFAVPRQQAAFLERAVGLSSGGPRPQEVDLSPLGHLAETLRSYQREGVGWLHATSQRFGGVILADDMGLGKTLQTLSLLELVLQEEGGTGLVVCPTSLLENWRSEAERFLPKRKVLVMHGGKRHEYFEVLEMADLVVTSYGSLWRDIERYQEREFAVVAADEASLLRNPKAKITRAIWKLQSPRKVALTGTPVENSVRDLWAICQFAVPGYLGGAKHFQDRYEKPLTAEPPDEGAARRLQTRMEPILLRRRKQEVLQELPEKLERIEFCELTSVQREVYNELLRQARSQSAEAVKSLGFRQARMSILTALLRLRQASCHLGLVDEKLARDPGASAKLDRLLELLEEALAGGHRVLLFSQFVSMLSLLREALAERSIAYAYLDGQTQDRGSEVARFQNPEGPPVFLISLKAGGYGLNLTAADTVIHFDPWWNPAVEAQATDRAHRLGQRKAVTACKLIARETVEERILALQAKKQSLIETAVNDLQPLMKGLSESDLKELLEW, from the coding sequence GCGGGCACTCGGTAGCGATCGCTCTCTGGTGGTTGCGGCATGGAGAGAAGGGTGCCGAGACCCCCGCTGCCCAGCCCAGCCCCCCGCGCAGGACTCCGGGCGCGCCCAGCGGACCGAGGCCTCGATTGCAGATCGAAGTCTCCCCCGATTTTGCAAATCGCTGGGAACGTGGTTTGCCCATTCAAGTCAAGGAATGCTCAGGGCTGGGCGAGGAAACGCCCGATGCCCTCCTGGCTCTCATGATGCGGTGGCAGGTCGCGCACTTGCCGGCCGTCCTGGGCCTCGACGGAGCCCAAGCGGAGGCCCTGCTGACGGCCTTGGCGGGCACTCGCCAGAGCTTGCTAGCGGACGGGCGGGAGATCCAGGTGGGAGAGTTTCCGCTGCGCCCTCGCTTGCGGCTCGAGCGAGCCGGGAAGACCCTCCGTCTGGAATTCGAGCCTTTGTCCGAGGAGGTGGTCTTCCTGGAATCGGAGGCAGGCGGCTGGGTCTGGTTTCCCAGCGAAGGCAGTCTGCTCCGCTGGCCGACCGGCCAAGGATTTTCAGCCGCGGTCTGGGGGGAACTCTCCGAGGCGGCCTGGAACGGGGAGGTTCTCGAGCGAGACTTGCCCTGGGCCTTTCGCGAGGGCGGCTTGCTCGAGGACCATTTTCAGATGGTGGGTGAGGATTGGCGACAGGCTCTGCCGCTGGAGCGAGGGGAGCCGGAGTTCGCCCTGGAACTAGAGGGCAGCACCAACGCGCTCGATGGCAGGCTGCGAGTGGCTTATGGCGAGCGGTCTCGGCCCTGGGGGGAATGGACGGACGAAGCCTTTCCCTTGGAGCAAGGCGAGCGGTGGCTTTTGCGCCATCAGGAAGCAGAAGAGGCAGCGCAGAAGCGTTTGGCAGGGGCGGGTTTTGCCTTTCGCGATGGTGTCTTCCGGCTTCGGGGAGAGAGGCAAATTCTGCGGCTCCTGGCCCATTTCCTTCCGCAGTGGGAGCAGGAATGGACGATTGGCCGAGGGGAGCGTTTGAAGTTTGTCGCTTCCAAGATCGACTTCGTGCGTCCCTCCGTCCGGCCGATGGCGGGGGCTTGGGGAGAGGACGGACTTGGCTTTGAACTTTCTTACGTTGGGGCCGGCCATTCGCTCGGGGCGGGAGAAATCGCCCGTCTGGTGCAGCTCGGTCGCAACCATTACCAGACCAAAGGCCAGCGGCGGGTGGTCGTCGATCTCGACGCCTGTCAGGAGATGGAGGAACTCTTCGGAGATCTCGATGCGGAACAAACCGCGCCCGGCGTCTTTGCCGTTCCCAGGCAGCAGGCTGCGTTTCTCGAAAGGGCGGTCGGCCTCTCGTCGGGAGGGCCGCGGCCCCAGGAGGTCGATCTCAGTCCGCTGGGCCACTTGGCCGAGACCCTGCGCTCTTACCAAAGAGAGGGCGTAGGCTGGCTCCATGCCACGAGCCAGCGCTTCGGTGGGGTCATTTTGGCGGACGACATGGGCCTCGGCAAAACGCTCCAGACGCTGTCCCTTCTTGAACTGGTTTTGCAAGAAGAGGGAGGCACCGGGCTGGTGGTCTGCCCGACTTCGCTCCTGGAAAATTGGCGCTCGGAAGCGGAGCGGTTTTTGCCCAAGCGCAAGGTGCTCGTGATGCATGGGGGCAAGCGACATGAGTATTTCGAGGTCCTGGAAATGGCCGATCTGGTGGTGACGAGTTATGGCTCACTCTGGCGTGATATTGAACGCTACCAAGAGCGCGAGTTCGCGGTGGTGGCGGCAGATGAGGCCAGCCTCTTGCGCAATCCCAAAGCCAAGATCACGCGGGCGATTTGGAAATTGCAAAGCCCCCGGAAAGTGGCCCTGACGGGCACGCCAGTGGAAAACTCGGTCCGCGATCTCTGGGCCATTTGCCAATTTGCCGTTCCCGGCTATCTGGGTGGGGCCAAACATTTTCAGGATCGCTATGAGAAGCCTCTCACGGCGGAGCCACCCGACGAGGGGGCCGCTCGACGCCTCCAGACCCGGATGGAGCCCATTCTCCTGCGCCGGCGAAAACAAGAAGTGCTTCAGGAGTTGCCCGAAAAGCTCGAGAGAATCGAGTTCTGCGAGCTGACCTCGGTCCAGCGCGAGGTCTACAACGAGCTTCTCCGGCAAGCTCGCAGCCAGTCGGCCGAGGCGGTCAAGTCGCTCGGCTTCCGGCAGGCGCGGATGTCCATTTTGACGGCGCTCCTACGGCTGCGGCAGGCCAGCTGCCACTTGGGGCTGGTGGACGAGAAGCTGGCCCGGGACCCGGGGGCCTCGGCCAAGTTGGACCGCCTGCTGGAGCTTTTGGAAGAGGCCTTGGCGGGGGGGCATCGAGTGCTTCTTTTCAGCCAGTTTGTCAGCATGCTGTCCCTCTTGCGGGAAGCGCTGGCGGAGCGATCGATCGCCTACGCTTACCTCGATGGCCAGACCCAAGACAGGGGGAGCGAGGTGGCTCGCTTCCAGAATCCGGAGGGTCCTCCTGTCTTCCTCATCAGTCTGAAGGCGGGGGGCTATGGATTGAATCTGACGGCGGCCGACACCGTGATTCACTTCGACCCTTGGTGGAATCCGGCCGTGGAAGCCCAGGCCACCGATCGCGCCCATCGGCTCGGTCAGCGAAAGGCCGTGACCGCTTGCAAACTCATCGCGCGGGAGACGGTCGAAGAGCGCATCCTGGCTCTTCAAGCGAAGAAGCAGTCTCTCATTGAGACGGCGGTCAATGACCTGCAACCCCTGATGAAGGGGTTGAGTGAGAGTGATTTGAAGGAATTGCTGGAGTGGTGA